From Acidipropionibacterium acidipropionici, one genomic window encodes:
- a CDS encoding amidohydrolase family protein, with translation MTEDPRASAPLFHTHTHDGSTHTHVDPAAFERLAPAEDLRIRGVVLPEGRERDLWIHDGVLVEGPLAGARTLATDCWVMAGLVDAHNHIGLGSGGAVSHEEAEQQAVTESRAGTLLIRDAGSPVDTHWVDDRDDLPRIIRAGRHIARPKRYIRNYAAEIDPEDLVAEVDRQARAGDGWVKLVGDWIDRAEGDLAPLWPQDVAARAIDRAHQLGARVTAHCFSEEAPAQLVAAGIDGIEHGTGLTDETISQMAVRGVALVPTLVNIENFPSIAASADGRFPVYAAHMRHLYAHNRETIGKAVDAGVPVYAGTDAGGTVLHGLVADEVSMLAEIAGSDYALGAASWRAREWLGGEGLEVGDSADLLVLGSDPRADVSVLHHPDHIVLRGRVLIG, from the coding sequence ATGACCGAGGATCCCCGGGCCTCCGCGCCGCTCTTCCACACCCACACCCACGACGGGTCGACCCACACCCATGTCGATCCGGCGGCCTTCGAGCGCCTGGCGCCGGCCGAGGATCTGAGGATCCGCGGTGTCGTGCTGCCCGAGGGGCGGGAGCGGGACCTGTGGATCCACGACGGGGTGCTCGTCGAGGGCCCGCTGGCGGGCGCCCGGACGCTGGCCACCGACTGCTGGGTGATGGCCGGGCTGGTCGACGCCCACAACCACATCGGGCTGGGCTCGGGAGGAGCGGTGAGCCACGAGGAGGCGGAGCAGCAGGCCGTCACCGAGAGCCGGGCCGGGACCCTGCTCATCCGGGACGCCGGATCGCCGGTCGACACCCACTGGGTCGATGACCGCGACGACCTTCCCCGGATCATCCGTGCCGGACGACACATCGCCCGACCGAAGCGCTACATCCGCAACTACGCCGCCGAGATCGACCCGGAGGATCTGGTCGCCGAGGTCGACCGCCAGGCCAGGGCCGGTGACGGCTGGGTGAAGCTGGTGGGGGACTGGATCGACCGTGCCGAGGGGGACCTGGCGCCGCTGTGGCCCCAGGACGTCGCCGCACGGGCGATCGACCGCGCCCACCAGCTCGGCGCCCGGGTGACCGCCCACTGCTTCTCGGAGGAGGCCCCCGCCCAGCTGGTGGCCGCCGGCATCGACGGCATCGAGCACGGGACCGGGCTCACCGACGAGACCATCTCGCAGATGGCGGTCCGCGGCGTGGCCCTGGTCCCGACGCTGGTCAACATCGAGAACTTCCCGTCGATCGCGGCCTCCGCCGACGGCAGGTTCCCCGTCTACGCGGCCCACATGCGCCACCTCTACGCCCACAACCGGGAGACGATCGGCAAGGCCGTGGACGCCGGGGTGCCCGTCTACGCCGGCACCGATGCCGGGGGCACCGTGCTGCACGGCCTGGTCGCCGACGAGGTGAGCATGCTCGCCGAGATCGCAGGTTCCGACTATGCCCTGGGAGCCGCCTCCTGGCGGGCGAGGGAATGGCTGGGCGGGGAGGGCCTGGAGGTCGGGGACTCCGCCGACCTGCTCGTCCTGGGCTCGGACCCGCGCGCCGACGTCTCGGTGCTGCACCACCCCGACCACATCGTGCTGCGCGGGAGAGTACTGATTGGATAG
- a CDS encoding glycosyltransferase family 2 protein — protein sequence MTSKGQDSENPLSSPAGIVPASSMDVVPLRLESSRVAVLIPCYNEEATVEKVVRDSRASLPTAHIYVYDNNSTDATAAIVEKLAAEDAQVHLRHEWRQGKGNVIHSMFRDIDADCYVMLDGDDTYPAEYAPELVGLVLDGQADMAIGDRLSTTYAEQNKRPFHEFGNTVVRGLINRMFRCDIKDIMTGYRAFSRSFVKGFPVLSRGFEIETEMSIHAVDKNLKVREIAIDYRDRPEGSDSKLNTYADGWKVLRTIFRLFKDYHPMAFFGVIGALFAVAALAMFIPIFAQYMSSGEVPRFPTLIVATAFGIAAVLCWSVGLILDVEVSKHRQLYEVMTNYHDHIERLLSSRAMPTTGSDTASGPAPGREHD from the coding sequence ATGACTTCGAAGGGCCAGGATTCTGAGAATCCGCTGAGCTCGCCCGCCGGGATAGTGCCTGCCTCCAGCATGGATGTGGTCCCACTTCGGTTGGAGTCGTCCCGGGTTGCGGTTCTCATCCCGTGTTACAACGAGGAGGCGACCGTCGAGAAGGTCGTGAGAGACTCCCGGGCGAGCCTGCCCACGGCGCACATCTACGTCTACGACAACAACTCGACCGATGCGACCGCCGCGATCGTCGAGAAACTCGCCGCTGAGGACGCTCAGGTGCACCTGCGTCACGAGTGGCGGCAGGGCAAGGGCAATGTCATCCACTCGATGTTCCGCGACATCGACGCGGACTGCTACGTGATGCTGGACGGGGACGACACATACCCGGCCGAGTACGCTCCCGAGCTGGTCGGGCTCGTGCTGGACGGGCAGGCCGACATGGCGATCGGCGACCGGCTGTCCACGACCTACGCCGAGCAGAACAAGCGGCCCTTCCACGAGTTCGGGAACACCGTGGTGCGCGGGCTCATCAATCGCATGTTCCGCTGCGACATCAAAGACATCATGACCGGCTACCGGGCGTTCTCCCGCAGTTTCGTCAAAGGCTTCCCGGTCCTGTCGCGCGGATTCGAGATCGAGACCGAGATGTCGATCCACGCCGTCGACAAGAACCTCAAGGTCCGGGAGATTGCGATCGACTACCGCGACCGGCCGGAGGGCTCGGACTCCAAACTCAACACCTACGCCGACGGCTGGAAGGTGCTGCGCACCATCTTCCGGCTGTTCAAGGACTACCATCCGATGGCGTTCTTCGGAGTGATCGGAGCCCTCTTCGCGGTGGCCGCGCTGGCCATGTTCATCCCGATCTTCGCGCAGTACATGAGCAGCGGCGAGGTGCCCAGGTTCCCGACCCTCATCGTCGCCACCGCCTTCGGCATTGCTGCGGTCCTGTGCTGGTCGGTCGGGCTCATCCTGGACGTCGAGGTGTCCAAGCACCGGCAGCTGTACGAGGTCATGACGAACTACCACGATCACATCGAGCGCCTTCTGTCGTCACGCGCGATGCCGACGACGGGGTCGGACACGGCATCCGGTCCGGCTCCGGGTCGCGAGCATGACTGA
- a CDS encoding alpha/beta hydrolase has protein sequence MSIDGSILSPSLADGMVVLAVLLPLAIGVICVVRAAGTWWRRALKGAIGCVVVLACQGIALVAVLLQVNQSYGLYTGWSQLLGQQAPPPRQNLVKIRRHSPVRRIPISKDNPHPEGEWSGIEVEGTDAMYSHLPVWLPPQYFEKSQSHVSFPVLYWVGGLNDTGEHANVTVPITGPAEKLIEDGQVNPFAVVFLPGRIREGQDTECTNIGGMDHQSWILDTVMPKIEKHFRVGHIRAQRFIAGYSTGGYCAANLTSKYPDRFNAGFGLAPYFHPLFDPPQSSQATPLLISENSVVNRVRSGHVPRDVRFLSVISKADRQAWSDPASKGEIDGEEFWKKARSMSQYPFMLLSQGGHTTGTYAPYVPQSLEWLGQYGL, from the coding sequence ATGAGTATCGACGGAAGCATCCTGAGCCCCAGCCTGGCCGACGGGATGGTCGTCCTCGCAGTTCTTCTTCCGCTGGCGATCGGCGTCATCTGCGTGGTCCGGGCCGCAGGCACATGGTGGCGCCGGGCGCTGAAGGGCGCCATCGGCTGCGTCGTGGTGCTCGCCTGTCAGGGGATCGCCCTGGTCGCCGTCCTTCTGCAGGTCAACCAGTCCTACGGGCTCTACACCGGATGGAGCCAGCTCCTCGGGCAGCAGGCCCCGCCGCCGCGTCAGAACCTGGTGAAGATCCGGCGGCACTCCCCGGTGAGAAGGATCCCGATCTCCAAGGACAATCCACATCCCGAAGGGGAGTGGAGCGGGATCGAGGTCGAGGGCACCGATGCGATGTACTCCCATCTGCCCGTCTGGCTGCCCCCGCAGTACTTCGAGAAGTCCCAGTCGCACGTCTCCTTCCCTGTTCTGTACTGGGTCGGGGGGCTCAACGACACCGGGGAGCACGCCAATGTCACCGTCCCGATCACCGGCCCCGCCGAGAAGCTCATCGAGGATGGGCAGGTCAACCCCTTCGCGGTGGTCTTCCTGCCCGGGCGGATCCGCGAGGGGCAGGACACCGAGTGCACGAATATCGGCGGGATGGACCACCAGTCGTGGATTCTGGACACCGTGATGCCGAAGATCGAGAAGCACTTCCGCGTCGGCCATATCCGGGCCCAGAGGTTCATCGCCGGGTACAGCACCGGGGGCTACTGCGCCGCCAACCTCACCTCGAAGTACCCCGACCGGTTCAATGCGGGATTCGGGCTGGCTCCCTACTTCCACCCGCTGTTCGACCCTCCGCAGTCCTCCCAGGCCACGCCGCTGCTGATCTCTGAGAATTCGGTGGTGAACCGGGTCCGGTCAGGCCATGTGCCCCGTGACGTGAGATTCCTGTCGGTGATCAGCAAGGCCGACAGACAGGCGTGGAGCGATCCGGCGTCAAAGGGCGAGATCGACGGGGAGGAGTTCTGGAAGAAGGCCCGCTCGATGTCCCAGTACCCCTTCATGCTCCTCAGCCAGGGCGGGCACACCACCGGGACCTACGCCCCCTACGTTCCTCAGTCGCTGGAGTGGCTGGGCCAGTACGGTCTGTGA
- the ffh gene encoding signal recognition particle protein: MFDTLQDRLAATFKGLRGKGRLTDADIDATARQIRIALLEADVNLGVVKEFVAAVKQRCRGEELSKALNPTQQIIKIVNEELVEILGGQTRTVRFAKNPPTVIMLAGLQGAGKTTLAGKLARWFKDEGHSPLLAACDLQRPNAVTQLQVVGERAGVHVFAPEPGNGVGDPVQVARDSVEEARHKLYDVLIIDTAGRLGVDAELMQQAADIKAATTPSETLFVVDAMIGQDAVNTAVAFQEGVGFDGVVLTKLDGDARGGAALSIARVVGKPIMFASSGEGLKDFDVFHPDRMASRILDMGDMLTLIEQAEKAFDKEQSQAAAEKLMAGKGQFGLDDFLGLMRQMRQMGPMSKIMGMLPGVGQMKSVTDIDEREVDRIEAIICAMTPAERADVGILNGSRRARIAKGTGVEVRDVNNLVNRFVDARKMMNQMSQGMGGGMMGSMARHGAKQQKKKQQKRRKGSSGNPAKRAAQEKGARQPAAQPTGNPFGTPGGAPQSQEDLQKAMADFRMTPEMEKMFKQGDKGPR, encoded by the coding sequence GTGTTCGACACACTCCAGGACCGACTCGCCGCGACCTTCAAGGGGCTGCGCGGCAAGGGGCGTCTCACCGACGCCGACATCGACGCCACAGCCCGGCAGATCCGGATCGCGCTGCTGGAGGCCGACGTCAACCTCGGCGTCGTCAAGGAGTTCGTCGCCGCCGTCAAGCAGCGCTGCCGCGGCGAGGAGCTGTCCAAGGCCCTCAACCCGACCCAGCAGATCATCAAGATCGTCAACGAGGAGCTCGTCGAGATCCTCGGCGGGCAGACCCGCACCGTCCGGTTCGCCAAGAACCCGCCCACCGTGATCATGCTCGCCGGCCTCCAGGGCGCCGGAAAGACCACCCTGGCCGGCAAGCTCGCACGGTGGTTCAAGGACGAGGGCCACTCGCCGCTGCTGGCGGCCTGCGATCTGCAGCGGCCCAATGCGGTGACCCAGTTGCAGGTCGTCGGGGAACGGGCCGGGGTCCACGTCTTCGCACCCGAGCCCGGCAACGGCGTCGGGGATCCGGTGCAGGTGGCCCGCGATTCGGTCGAGGAGGCCCGGCACAAGCTCTACGACGTCCTCATCATCGACACCGCCGGCCGGCTGGGCGTCGATGCCGAGCTGATGCAGCAGGCCGCCGACATCAAGGCCGCCACCACCCCCTCGGAGACCCTCTTCGTCGTCGACGCGATGATCGGCCAGGACGCCGTGAACACCGCGGTCGCCTTCCAGGAGGGGGTGGGCTTCGACGGGGTCGTGCTCACCAAGCTCGACGGCGACGCCCGCGGCGGCGCGGCGCTGTCCATCGCCAGGGTGGTCGGCAAGCCGATCATGTTCGCATCCTCGGGGGAGGGGCTCAAGGACTTCGACGTCTTCCACCCCGACCGGATGGCCTCGCGGATCCTCGACATGGGCGACATGCTCACCCTCATCGAGCAGGCCGAGAAGGCCTTCGACAAGGAGCAGTCCCAGGCGGCCGCCGAGAAGCTCATGGCCGGCAAGGGCCAGTTCGGCCTCGACGACTTCCTCGGACTGATGCGCCAGATGCGCCAGATGGGCCCGATGTCCAAGATCATGGGGATGCTGCCCGGGGTGGGGCAGATGAAATCGGTCACCGACATCGACGAGCGCGAGGTCGACCGGATTGAGGCGATCATCTGCGCCATGACGCCGGCGGAGCGGGCCGACGTCGGAATCCTCAACGGATCGCGACGGGCCAGGATCGCCAAAGGTACCGGGGTGGAGGTGCGCGACGTCAACAACCTCGTCAACCGCTTCGTCGACGCCCGCAAGATGATGAACCAGATGAGCCAGGGCATGGGCGGCGGCATGATGGGCTCGATGGCCAGGCACGGCGCCAAGCAGCAGAAGAAGAAGCAGCAGAAGCGCCGCAAGGGGTCCTCCGGGAACCCGGCCAAGCGGGCCGCCCAGGAGAAGGGGGCCCGCCAGCCGGCGGCGCAGCCGACCGGCAACCCGTTCGGCACGCCGGGCGGGGCTCCCCAGTCTCAGGAGGATCTGCAGAAGGCGATGGCCGACTTCCGGATGACCCCTGAGATGGAGAAGATGTTCAAGCAGGGGGACAAGGGCCCGCGCTGA
- a CDS encoding DUF6020 family protein — translation MTASVRAVIVDRPRGIASLAVSAVLVALWWVVSRDVAPGVIQWCVMVVGWLLLSAAIRVSITIRRTAVWVTAAVLSAIIAMMRTLGDLFEPRREPPFRHTGLSAWWQFGVSWLIALPAVCLILSRLAGPRRVRTEPLQRRTAVGWWLGASAVMLAAWSPYLLAFWPGIVGRDSWSIIRMGTGELPLTNHHPVAYTAFVRICMRLGGDFTTGTLVYSLIQAVTFALGLGVCALWLRYRGGRWVAAIATAWWALDPSVAMWSVYMDKDVIFVLWMTLMALLLAEIGLRGWEFLTRGWILAAFLAGLVALCFIRNNGIYISAFIVAVMSLFLAPRLLRPRRHGRRWWALPVTGVAVLGVVFGIQGPGYARAGVRSSEFVESVSVPLQQLAWANRYGTLTRDEQDVLAHLLPLERIRDVYSPVGPDSIKFDGGGKSFNNPWLDSHKAEFLTTWAKAMPENPVGYGLAWFVLTGRYIDPGGRVVKIDPGTKRGAGPVVIHDEDRLSGLTHGLATRYRLTKVATLAGTTPVVDLPYRMTLIIWLVILAACSACLAGRPRGALSFLPLVGLVVTLLIAAPVLDYRYVAAAHVGLPVLLMAMWAGARGDSGISRSGHQAV, via the coding sequence ATGACCGCGTCTGTCAGAGCTGTGATCGTGGACCGGCCGCGCGGCATCGCGAGCCTCGCGGTGTCCGCGGTTCTGGTGGCCCTCTGGTGGGTCGTGAGCCGTGATGTCGCCCCCGGCGTCATCCAGTGGTGCGTCATGGTGGTCGGCTGGCTTCTGCTCAGTGCGGCGATCCGGGTCTCGATCACGATCCGCCGCACAGCGGTCTGGGTGACCGCCGCCGTCCTGTCGGCGATCATCGCCATGATGCGCACTCTCGGGGACCTCTTCGAGCCCCGTCGCGAGCCCCCCTTCCGCCACACCGGCCTGTCGGCATGGTGGCAGTTCGGGGTGAGCTGGCTCATCGCTCTGCCGGCTGTGTGCCTGATCCTGAGCCGGCTTGCCGGGCCGCGGCGGGTGCGCACCGAGCCCCTGCAACGCCGGACCGCCGTCGGATGGTGGTTGGGCGCCAGCGCTGTGATGCTGGCGGCGTGGAGCCCGTATCTGCTGGCCTTCTGGCCCGGCATCGTGGGCCGCGACTCCTGGTCGATCATCAGGATGGGCACCGGCGAGCTGCCTCTCACCAACCACCATCCCGTGGCCTACACCGCCTTCGTGCGCATCTGCATGAGGCTGGGCGGCGACTTCACCACCGGGACTCTCGTCTACTCCCTCATTCAGGCCGTGACGTTCGCGCTGGGCCTGGGAGTGTGCGCCCTGTGGCTGAGATACCGGGGCGGCCGGTGGGTGGCCGCGATCGCGACGGCCTGGTGGGCTCTGGACCCGTCAGTGGCGATGTGGTCGGTCTACATGGACAAAGACGTGATCTTCGTCCTGTGGATGACCCTGATGGCACTACTGCTCGCCGAGATCGGCCTGCGCGGCTGGGAGTTCCTCACCAGGGGCTGGATCCTCGCCGCGTTTCTGGCGGGATTGGTGGCGCTGTGCTTCATCCGCAACAACGGCATCTACATCTCGGCCTTCATCGTGGCCGTGATGTCGTTGTTCCTGGCGCCCCGCCTGCTGCGCCCACGGCGGCACGGTCGTCGCTGGTGGGCCCTCCCCGTGACCGGCGTGGCGGTCCTCGGTGTGGTGTTCGGCATCCAGGGACCGGGATACGCCAGGGCCGGGGTCAGGTCCAGCGAGTTTGTCGAGTCGGTCAGCGTGCCGCTGCAGCAGTTGGCCTGGGCCAACCGCTACGGAACGCTGACGCGCGATGAGCAGGACGTGCTGGCCCACCTCCTGCCACTGGAGAGGATCCGCGATGTCTACTCTCCGGTCGGGCCGGACTCCATCAAGTTCGACGGCGGCGGCAAGAGCTTCAACAATCCGTGGCTCGACAGTCACAAGGCCGAGTTCCTGACCACCTGGGCGAAGGCCATGCCCGAGAATCCGGTCGGGTATGGACTGGCATGGTTCGTGCTGACCGGGCGCTACATCGATCCGGGCGGCCGGGTGGTCAAGATTGACCCCGGCACCAAGAGGGGGGCCGGACCCGTCGTCATCCACGATGAGGACCGTCTGAGCGGGCTCACCCACGGCCTGGCGACCCGGTACCGGCTGACGAAGGTCGCGACGCTGGCGGGAACGACGCCGGTCGTCGACCTGCCTTACCGGATGACTCTGATCATCTGGCTGGTGATCCTGGCGGCCTGCTCGGCATGCCTGGCGGGCAGGCCGAGGGGGGCGCTGTCGTTCCTGCCGCTCGTGGGGCTGGTGGTCACACTGCTCATCGCCGCCCCCGTCCTCGACTACCGGTATGTCGCCGCCGCGCACGTCGGGCTTCCGGTGCTGCTGATGGCGATGTGGGCCGGGGCCCGCGGTGACTCCGGCATCTCGCGGTCCGGGCACCAGGCGGTGTAG
- a CDS encoding DMT family transporter codes for MTGLLWAALLVMTLLGSVASWMLKLASRDLVPTHLLRDWHLYAGGTGYLCAALINIWVLRHMDLSVVLPMTALTYVWTLILARLFIGEKLNARKIAGVAAILGGVVLIATM; via the coding sequence GTGACCGGACTGCTGTGGGCCGCGCTGCTCGTGATGACCCTGCTCGGCTCGGTGGCCAGCTGGATGCTCAAGCTGGCGTCCCGGGACCTCGTTCCGACCCACCTGCTGCGCGACTGGCACCTGTATGCGGGGGGAACCGGCTATCTGTGCGCCGCGCTGATCAACATCTGGGTGCTGCGGCACATGGACCTGTCCGTCGTCCTGCCGATGACGGCCCTCACCTACGTATGGACGCTCATCCTGGCCAGACTGTTCATCGGTGAGAAGCTGAATGCCCGCAAGATCGCCGGAGTCGCGGCGATTCTGGGCGGCGTCGTCCTCATCGCCACGATGTGA
- the ftsY gene encoding signal recognition particle-docking protein FtsY: MSADLVILLILIVLAAAIAVSTVVALYTRRKNKLPARPTAEVEAPEPEKKAPEPEAPEPEAETPEPEPAAPAVVEAPALEEPEAPASRMARLRRRLAGSNNALARGLAQLLSADRIDDDTWDDFETTLITSDLGVAPTTELVEKLRGELAIDGVSDPERARSVLTRELTALVSPDLDRSLNLDHPDGKPAVVMMVGVNGTGKTTTCGKLARVLVAEGRTVLLGAADTFRAAAGEQLETWGERVGVRTVRKEEGADPASVAYEAVEAGIEEGVDVVLIDTAGRLHTKTGLMDELGKVKRVIEKLAPVSEVLLVLDATTGQNGLIQARIFSEVVDVSGIVLSKLDGSAKGGIVVQVQRELGVPVKLIGLGEGADDLAPFEPDQFVAGLMGE, from the coding sequence GTGTCTGCTGACTTGGTGATCCTTCTGATCCTCATCGTCCTGGCCGCGGCAATCGCGGTCTCGACGGTGGTGGCCCTCTACACCCGCCGCAAGAACAAGCTCCCGGCCCGTCCGACCGCTGAGGTCGAGGCCCCCGAGCCCGAGAAGAAGGCGCCGGAGCCCGAGGCACCTGAGCCCGAGGCGGAGACCCCGGAGCCTGAGCCCGCCGCACCGGCAGTCGTCGAGGCTCCCGCCCTGGAGGAGCCGGAGGCCCCGGCCTCCCGGATGGCGAGGCTGCGCCGCAGGCTCGCCGGCAGCAACAACGCCCTGGCCCGCGGGCTCGCCCAACTGTTGAGCGCCGACCGGATCGACGACGACACCTGGGACGACTTCGAGACCACCCTCATCACCTCGGACCTGGGGGTGGCCCCCACGACCGAGCTGGTGGAGAAGCTGCGCGGAGAGCTGGCCATCGACGGCGTCTCCGACCCCGAGCGTGCCCGTTCGGTCCTGACCCGGGAGCTCACCGCGCTGGTGAGCCCCGATCTCGACCGCTCCCTCAATCTGGACCACCCCGACGGCAAGCCCGCCGTGGTGATGATGGTTGGCGTCAACGGGACCGGCAAGACCACCACCTGCGGCAAGCTCGCCCGGGTTCTGGTGGCCGAGGGCAGGACGGTCCTTCTCGGCGCCGCCGACACCTTCCGTGCCGCGGCCGGCGAGCAGTTGGAGACCTGGGGGGAGCGCGTCGGCGTGCGCACCGTCCGCAAGGAGGAGGGGGCCGATCCCGCCTCGGTGGCCTACGAGGCCGTCGAGGCCGGCATCGAGGAGGGAGTCGACGTCGTCCTCATCGACACCGCCGGGCGGCTCCACACCAAGACCGGCCTGATGGACGAGCTCGGCAAGGTCAAGAGGGTCATCGAGAAGCTCGCACCGGTGAGCGAGGTGCTCCTGGTGCTCGACGCCACCACGGGCCAGAACGGCCTGATCCAGGCCAGGATCTTCTCCGAGGTGGTCGACGTCTCGGGCATCGTGCTGAGCAAGCTCGACGGCTCCGCGAAGGGCGGCATCGTCGTCCAGGTGCAGCGGGAGCTGGGTGTTCCGGTCAAGCTCATCGGGCTGGGGGAGGGGGCCGACGATCTGGCTCCCTTCGAGCCCGACCAGTTCGTCGCCGGCCTCATGGGGGAGTAG